From Coturnix japonica isolate 7356 chromosome 1, Coturnix japonica 2.1, whole genome shotgun sequence, the proteins below share one genomic window:
- the MOGAT2 gene encoding 2-acylglycerol O-acyltransferase 2 isoform X1 produces MFFPKSWSFVCFLFSWKITGWNLMHAEPRMKIEFAPLSLPLQRRLQTAAVVQWVFSFLCLAQCCTAAFIALLFTRFWLLSVLYAAWWFTDREAPLRGGRRIHMVRNSAVWRHMKDFFPVSLVKTAELDPRQNYLVGFHPHGVLAVGAFINFGTEATGFSTIFPGITPHLMMLSLWFRVPFLRDYLMSGGLVSSDKESAYHVLQKPEGGNLLAIIVGGAQEALEARPGSCTLLLKNRKGFIRVAIERGTPLVPAFSFGENELFDQVSNPKGSWLRWIQHRLQQIMGISLPLFHARGIFQYSFGLVPYRRPVYTVIGKPIPVLKKHKPTEEEVDRVHQKYLEELSKLFEEHKAKYNVPEDSHLEFI; encoded by the exons ATGTTTTTCCCGAAATCttggagttttgtttgtttccttttcagctggAAGATTACAGGCTGGAATTTGATGCAT gcagagcccaggATGAAGATCGAGTTTGCTCCGCTCTCCCTGCCGCTGCAGAGGAGACTTCAGACTGCGGCGGTGGTCCAGTGGGTCTTCAGCTTCCTATGTCTAG cacagtgctgcaccGCTGCCTTCATCGCCCTCCTCTTCACCCGCTTTTGGCTGCTCAGCGTCCTCTACGCCGCCTGGTGGTTCACAGACAGGGAAGCACCGCTCAGGGGTGGGAGACGGATCCACATGGTGCGGAACAGCGCAGTCTGGAGACACATGAAGGACTTCTTCCCCGTCTCG CTGGTGAAAACAGCAGAGTTGGACCCCAGGCAGAACTACCTGGTGGGATTTCACCCCCACGGGGTCCTGGCAGTGGGAGCCTTCATCAATTTCGGCACAGAGGCGACAGGGTTTTCCACGATCTTCCCAGGCATCACCCCACACCTGATGATGCTCTCCTTATGGTTTCGTGTCCCCTTCTTAAGGGACTACCTCATGAGTGGAG GCCTTGTATCCTCTGATAAGGAGAGCGCGTACCACGTGCTGCAGAAGCCAGAGGGGGGAAACCTGTTGGCCATCATTGTTGGTGGGGCTCAGGAGGCTCTGGAAGCCCGGCCAGGATCCTGCACCTTGCTGCTGAAGAACAGGAAGGGATTTATCCGCGTGGCCATCGAGCGGGG CACCCCACTGGTCCCTGCCTTTTCCTTTGGGGAGAATGAGCTCTTTGACCAGGTGAGCAACCCCAAGGGCTCATGGCTGCGGTGGATCCAGCACCGGCTCCAGCAGATCATGGGCATTTCCCTGCCCCTCTTCCATGCAAGAGGTATCTTCCAGTACAGCTTTGGGCTGGTCCCCTACCGCCGGCCTGTCTACACCGTGA ttggGAAGCCAATTCCCGTGCTGAAGAAACACAAGCCAACGGAGGAAGAGGTTGATCGAGTCCATCAGAAATACTTAGAAGAGCTGAGCAAGCTCTTTGAGGAACACAAAGCTAAATATAACGTCCCAGAAGACAGTCACCTCGAATTTATATAG
- the MOGAT2 gene encoding 2-acylglycerol O-acyltransferase 2 isoform X2 produces the protein MKIEFAPLSLPLQRRLQTAAVVQWVFSFLCLAQCCTAAFIALLFTRFWLLSVLYAAWWFTDREAPLRGGRRIHMVRNSAVWRHMKDFFPVSLVKTAELDPRQNYLVGFHPHGVLAVGAFINFGTEATGFSTIFPGITPHLMMLSLWFRVPFLRDYLMSGGLVSSDKESAYHVLQKPEGGNLLAIIVGGAQEALEARPGSCTLLLKNRKGFIRVAIERGTPLVPAFSFGENELFDQVSNPKGSWLRWIQHRLQQIMGISLPLFHARGIFQYSFGLVPYRRPVYTVIGKPIPVLKKHKPTEEEVDRVHQKYLEELSKLFEEHKAKYNVPEDSHLEFI, from the exons ATGAAGATCGAGTTTGCTCCGCTCTCCCTGCCGCTGCAGAGGAGACTTCAGACTGCGGCGGTGGTCCAGTGGGTCTTCAGCTTCCTATGTCTAG cacagtgctgcaccGCTGCCTTCATCGCCCTCCTCTTCACCCGCTTTTGGCTGCTCAGCGTCCTCTACGCCGCCTGGTGGTTCACAGACAGGGAAGCACCGCTCAGGGGTGGGAGACGGATCCACATGGTGCGGAACAGCGCAGTCTGGAGACACATGAAGGACTTCTTCCCCGTCTCG CTGGTGAAAACAGCAGAGTTGGACCCCAGGCAGAACTACCTGGTGGGATTTCACCCCCACGGGGTCCTGGCAGTGGGAGCCTTCATCAATTTCGGCACAGAGGCGACAGGGTTTTCCACGATCTTCCCAGGCATCACCCCACACCTGATGATGCTCTCCTTATGGTTTCGTGTCCCCTTCTTAAGGGACTACCTCATGAGTGGAG GCCTTGTATCCTCTGATAAGGAGAGCGCGTACCACGTGCTGCAGAAGCCAGAGGGGGGAAACCTGTTGGCCATCATTGTTGGTGGGGCTCAGGAGGCTCTGGAAGCCCGGCCAGGATCCTGCACCTTGCTGCTGAAGAACAGGAAGGGATTTATCCGCGTGGCCATCGAGCGGGG CACCCCACTGGTCCCTGCCTTTTCCTTTGGGGAGAATGAGCTCTTTGACCAGGTGAGCAACCCCAAGGGCTCATGGCTGCGGTGGATCCAGCACCGGCTCCAGCAGATCATGGGCATTTCCCTGCCCCTCTTCCATGCAAGAGGTATCTTCCAGTACAGCTTTGGGCTGGTCCCCTACCGCCGGCCTGTCTACACCGTGA ttggGAAGCCAATTCCCGTGCTGAAGAAACACAAGCCAACGGAGGAAGAGGTTGATCGAGTCCATCAGAAATACTTAGAAGAGCTGAGCAAGCTCTTTGAGGAACACAAAGCTAAATATAACGTCCCAGAAGACAGTCACCTCGAATTTATATAG
- the MOGAT2 gene encoding 2-acylglycerol O-acyltransferase 2 isoform X3 gives MFFPKSWSFVCFLFSWKITGWNLMHAEPRMKIEFAPLSLPLQRRLQTAAVVQWVFSFLCLAQCCTAAFIALLFTRFWLLSVLYAAWWFTDREAPLRGGRRIHMVRNSAVWRHMKDFFPVSLVKTAELDPRQNYLVGFHPHGVLAVGAFINFGTEATGFSTIFPGITPHLMMLSLWFRVPFLRDYLMSGGLVSSDKESAYHVLQKPEGGNLLAIIVGGAQEALEARPGSCTLLLKNRKGFIRVAIERGTPLVPAFSFGENELFDQVSNPKGSWLRWIQHRLQQIMGISLPLFHARGIFQYSFGLVPYRRPVYTLGSQFPC, from the exons ATGTTTTTCCCGAAATCttggagttttgtttgtttccttttcagctggAAGATTACAGGCTGGAATTTGATGCAT gcagagcccaggATGAAGATCGAGTTTGCTCCGCTCTCCCTGCCGCTGCAGAGGAGACTTCAGACTGCGGCGGTGGTCCAGTGGGTCTTCAGCTTCCTATGTCTAG cacagtgctgcaccGCTGCCTTCATCGCCCTCCTCTTCACCCGCTTTTGGCTGCTCAGCGTCCTCTACGCCGCCTGGTGGTTCACAGACAGGGAAGCACCGCTCAGGGGTGGGAGACGGATCCACATGGTGCGGAACAGCGCAGTCTGGAGACACATGAAGGACTTCTTCCCCGTCTCG CTGGTGAAAACAGCAGAGTTGGACCCCAGGCAGAACTACCTGGTGGGATTTCACCCCCACGGGGTCCTGGCAGTGGGAGCCTTCATCAATTTCGGCACAGAGGCGACAGGGTTTTCCACGATCTTCCCAGGCATCACCCCACACCTGATGATGCTCTCCTTATGGTTTCGTGTCCCCTTCTTAAGGGACTACCTCATGAGTGGAG GCCTTGTATCCTCTGATAAGGAGAGCGCGTACCACGTGCTGCAGAAGCCAGAGGGGGGAAACCTGTTGGCCATCATTGTTGGTGGGGCTCAGGAGGCTCTGGAAGCCCGGCCAGGATCCTGCACCTTGCTGCTGAAGAACAGGAAGGGATTTATCCGCGTGGCCATCGAGCGGGG CACCCCACTGGTCCCTGCCTTTTCCTTTGGGGAGAATGAGCTCTTTGACCAGGTGAGCAACCCCAAGGGCTCATGGCTGCGGTGGATCCAGCACCGGCTCCAGCAGATCATGGGCATTTCCCTGCCCCTCTTCCATGCAAGAGGTATCTTCCAGTACAGCTTTGGGCTGGTCCCCTACCGCCGGCCTGTCTACACC ttggGAAGCCAATTCCCGTGCTGA